The following is a genomic window from Miscanthus floridulus cultivar M001 chromosome 14, ASM1932011v1, whole genome shotgun sequence.
TATTATGAGGCCTGTTAACACATTCTTGATGCTAACCCTAAAAGTAGCACAAATAAAGGCACTCAAACTAAAAAGGAACAGATTGTCAGCAAATGGCTCTCAAGCACGGAACATAATAGTTTTGTCAAAAATAACAAACTAATCTTTGCAGGTTCTTACTGCTGTATAAGGCCTCAAGTTGAATCGTTTGTGTATCCAAATTCCAAAATAGACGTACAATCATGGTTACCAAAGTACAGTCTTGTGCTCCTCTGCTGCACATGTGATTTAAGTCTTTTGAATATTGGATGAAGATCCCTGTGAAGAAGCTGCATATATTGTCGGGTAATTCCATGACCTGTTTGCTTTGACCAAAAAGGCATCCGTTAGTTAACAGCAGAAGACTAAAATACTGCACAGAACCTTAATTTTAGGTCCTAATCGTTTCCTAATTAATGCTCTGATACTTTTATAAAGACATGAGAACTGCAAACAAAGAATATGAATATATAGTTCCCAACTCAATGCTTCCTCTTATATTTTGGGGGAATTGGTTTTGCTGAACCAATATTGTAACGTACCATTATCGTTTGTTAATGTCATCAAACGATATGTTATACTGACTAAATAGATCTATTGTTTTTGCTCTTGGGGATTAAGAATCGcatatatatgataaaataaaCATTCAAATTGAAAGTAGATTGCCTGTATCTGAAATTCCATTATACATACCCATAGAAGCAACAGTCTTGACACATGTACAGTAGTTAAGGAAAACTATTGATGCAGTTAAGGACATGTCTATTGCTTTAACCTGGGGGCATTGCCTCAGTTATCTTGGTGAGTAACTGCATGCAAATATGTATGTTTGTCTGAGAAATTGTAGTTGAAACCCAACTAAATGTGCATAAACATAACCATTACCATTTTGTCTATCTACTGCAGGATGGAAATACTGTCCTTATACCATTATTTCCTTTCATAAGTCTTTGTGCATGTTGCTATAAACTAATCTTTCTCTGTCTAACATACTTCTGTTCCTACTTGCTGAGATCTTGATACTGCTTTCCTGTTTGAAGGTAATGATTTCAGCAAAGGATGAACCAGACACAGTGCTACCTCCAGCTATTGATGGGTTGCTTAGAGTTCATAAAAGGATAACAGATGGTTTAGATGGTGAAACTGATCAGCCTCAACGAGCTACTGTCACCGCTGGGCCGACAAGGCTGCTGGTCCCGGCTTCCCAAGCTGGCAGCCTGATTGGGAAGCAAGGAGCAACTATTAAATCAATACAGGATGCTTCAAAGTGCGTTCTCCGGATTGTTGGTAAGGTTTTACATTTTTCCCTGCGTTGACTTTGTTACGGCAAGGCTTTATGATCTCATACCCTGGCAGTCTTGCTGATAATACAGATTTCTATAGTTCTTTGAAATTGCTTTTGATAACCAAGGATCAATCCGTAGATGGCAAATGTGTGTGGGTTATTTGTTCTAGGAGTACTGTCTGCTTtcacatgaaatatattttcgcaCATATTGATTTGTGCACTTAGTTACTAGATATTGATGTTTTTGATGATCTTTGATAAGCAGACTTGACAAGATTGACCGATTTAGTTTATCTGTTACATTTGTGCATGCATGTGTATCTGTGACAGAAGTCAGCCTTAGAATTCCACTCTTCTGAACTGATAGATGTTATGTGGAGTATGATTTAATTAACCACATCCAAAGTTGTAGCATTTGCTGCTCCCCTTTGCTTTTTAGGCTATctaatcttttctttttatttttttagtattCTTTCTGGATCATGTTTGATCATTTGTACTTTCTACCCTTATTTCTGCAAGTAATTTCACTGGAAGCCCCACATTGCATATATGTGCATGGTACATCAGCCATTTCACTAATATACTATTTTTCCATCACAGAGAATGTTCCACCTGTTGCATTAAACGATGACAGAGTTGTAGAGATACAGGGTGAACCTCTTGATGCTCACAAAGCCGTGGAACTGATTGCAAGTCATTTAAGAAAATTTCTTGTTGACCGCAGTGTCCTTCCTTTGTTTGAAACACAGGCAAGTTTTATTCTACTATGCAGCATATTGGTTACCTTACATGAAGTATTTGGTAATCATAAAACATAAATTTCCTTGACAGATGAAAGCGCACAATGTGCACAGAGAGCAACCTATGCCTCCTCCACAGGCATGGGGTCCCCCTCCGCCCTCACCCTGGGGTCATCCACCACCAAACCTTCCTCCTGGTGGCCCAGGTTATGGTGGGAACCCACAGTACATGCCTCCACCTCCACGGCCACAAGAGAGCTATTATCCTCCTCCTGATGTGCCCCCTGTAGAAAAGCACCCACACTATGGAATTTCTTCATATGGACGCGATGCACCTCTGAGTGCTCCCCCAGGGAATCAAAACCAAGCACATGGGTCTTCTCAGGTTAGTTTCTACACATTTGACTGTTATTAATATGATGAATTATTCGCATGCCTATCTCATGATCTTTTGTAACTTTTTTTTTGTGATTTTATATGACAGGTGACACACAGCATGCAAGTTCCTCTTTCCTATGCTGATGCTGTGATAGGATCAGCTGGTGCCAGTATCAGCTACATCCGCAGACATAGTGGAGCAACTATAAGTATTCAAGAAGGTGCTCCTGGGGAGATGACAGTGGAGATAACAGGAAGTGCTTCACAAGTACAGACTGCTCAACAGCTAATCAAGGTACTTTTCCTCATTATTAAACTGCATCAGCAATTTGGTTAACACATATGTATTGCTACAATCCATTTCTGACCTTCTGATATTGTTGCACTTCACTAAATCGATGCCACCTCTCCAACCAAGTATACTCTGCCTCTAATTGGATGCTTCCTGGATTGGTACAATGCTTGGGGGATACACAACTATCGCATGAATAGGACCATATGTACCAGATGTTACATATAGTGCATTGTGAAAAGACCTGGCATCATATCTTGTTACTTTAAGCAGCGTAGATGCTTGTCATTTTCCTAGGTCAATAATCTTCACATGTCACTGGCTTAACCTGCCATCATGTCACTGGTCGCCAACGTTGGGAGTTACCCATGCTGCCCTTATACTGGGAATACTTAGCATAGATGACCTTTTCATTTGATTGGTATGTTCTTTGTCCACCGCACTCTAATGTTTTCCATTAACTGAGCAGTGATATCTATCCTCTTGCAGAATTTCATGGCTGAAGCTTCTCCCCAGGGACCACCAGCTCCAGCTCCACCTGCTCAACCAGTGGACACGGGTTACAGCTCGTATCCACCGTACGGTGGAGCATCATATGGGTCTCCTCCCGGCGCCCCAGCACCAGCGCCTCACAATGGTGGAAGCTATGGCGCTGCACCATACCCGCCGAGCTATGGATACTAATCCGGAGCAAGAGCTTGCTTCAGACTTAGGGAAGGAGGGTTATGTTCTGGGTTTGTGGCTAGTCTGTTCATCTGTTGAGAACTCAAGCTCGTTAGGACTTGTGAACTTACTTTTGGTGTTGTAAGCTGCTTTCTGACGCCATTGCCGATTCTTCTCTTAATACTCACTTTCTCTATGGTTGCTGAATTTATCATTAACCTAGTATTTTCATATTCAagaggaaaacaaaaaaaaaaatattaagAACTCCAATGTCATTTTTTCTCCCTAGCTGTGCGGGGATTGAAAAAAAAACTTGCTAGCTTATTTTGCTAGTGGTGTCATGTTGTCTGCCACTTCGTGTCACAGGTCCTCATTAGCTCTTTTATGTTCGAGAACGTGTAATGAAAAGAGGAAAAAGAGATGGTGATGAGATGCGTAACTAATAATAGCTGGGTAATGAGCTACCCAAAATAAAACAACGGGCCTCCAAAAGTATGGCGGTCTCATATTTTTTTTAATGTTGGTGAAACACAACAAAAATTTTCCCACTTATTTTGACTACTTGGAATAACACGAATGATTAAACAAGTAGAGTATTTTTtaagaaactcttggagatgctctaggaGGTTAAGATTCAATACCCTGTTGCAAGCCATTTCATCATTTGGTCCGGAGAAATTTGAGCTCTACAAAGATGTTTTACTTATTTGTTTATTTATTAGTCGTCTTAAAAATCTAACGCCAGATCCCCTTAAAAAAAACTCGACGCCAGATGAAGACATTCTGATTTCTGATCTCTGATGTGTCTATAGCTAGACTAGCCTATAAATCCGTCGTGGAATTCACGCGATGGAACCTATTAGCGCACGGTGCTAGCGTGCTCGGTTTGGAGATTATTGGGTGCTATCAGAGTGCTGATCTAGCCTTTCAATTCAAAGGCGTAAGACGGATTCGAATCATTTTTCATCTGGATTTTCTACAAGTTTGCACGCAAGGCTTGACTTGTGTGGAACTCCTACCGACCCCAATTGACTTCCTTTCAGTGGACTGTGGGCCCCAAGCTCAGACTTTCGCGGCACGTTATTGGAAAACTTAGACCCAAAGCACTATAAGATAGGACTGCTAAGGACAACaattatttactttttttttaaTCACTGACCACTATAAGATAGGCCTCGCTTAAGTAGAGGCATGCAACAATTATTTCTTGCAAGAACCGGTTTGAATATGATAAAATAGAattgccccgttcgcttgtcttaaatttggtttgttcggcttgttttttcagccggaacagtgtttttctctcacaacaattcagccggaacagtgtttttcagctagtttcagccaaaattcagaccagcgaacggggccgccTTCGCTGCTTCCCTACTCAACCCTTGTTTAAATCCAGTGTGTAAAATTTTAGGATGTCACATTCGGTGTCACAtggagtgttcggatactaataaaaaaataaatacagaatccgtcagtaacccgcgagacgaatttattaagcctaattaatctgtcactagcgcatgtgttactgtagcactatattatcaaatcatggactaattaggcttaaaagattcgtctcgcaaattagtcgtaaactgtgcaattagttaattttttagtctatatttaatactccatacatgtgtccaaacattcgatgtgatagtgaGTAAACTTTATGACCTCAGTCCTATAACTATAAAAAGAATATAAAAGATTCTCATATTtctaagaaaaaaatatataaacaaataaATAAACGCATGGAACCTATACTTTTTTTTTGGTCATGGGTGAATATAATCGAGGACATCGAGGTACttcattacatgacataaatttTTTTGGAGTTCCAACAACATTTTACTAAAAATTTACAAATTTCATCTGGGTCGACGGATCCCGACAAACACAACTAGATCTGCCCCTGATTTTTATCCTTCCCATGTGTTGGTTAGACTAAGGTAACTGATCATTACATCCACAAAACTATATATTTTATACCATCAAGCAACTACATGACACACTTCTTCGTGGGATACCATCCATAGAGTTTGGGACCCGCAGGCTAATCCTAAGCTAGAGTTGCATTGGGTCCAATCGGTTGTGGCGGTTGCAGCTGTGTTGCAACTGCAACTAGGCCGTTTGGCGAGCAGCTGTTGTTGCATTGTGTTCGACAGTGGCAGTTGCATTCTAGCCCGCAGCCAGCTCTACCCAGCAGGCTGATTATTTTTGGGACCTTCGAATCCTCTAGAATTTTATTCTTTCTAGAACGACCGGAGTATATCATTACATATATaaacatgtactccctccgtctccaaaagaatacaattctgtAACAGTATCATGTTTTAGTAtataagtttgaccaattataaataaaaaatataaatatttataatataaaacaaaTATCATTATATTAATTACTAGCTGtagtttcataataaattaatttggagccATAACATAAATACTATTTACTAAAAACTTGATCAAACGTGAAGTACTTTAACTAGCACGTAACCCATAGTTGTATCTTTTAGGGACGGAGGTAGTACTTCCTCTATCTCGGGATGATAAACATACTTTATATAGGAAAAAAGTCAACTTTTACAAACGTTGTTCAAGAACTATTCAAATTTTGTACTATTTTATGACAAAACTTGCACCACTCGATTTGTATTCAAAGTGTCTGTGAGATGATATTGgtctttttttaagaaaaaattaaCATACTATATAAGAGAATTAAGAGTCAAAATAGATTTTGCTTGACTTTTACCTGATCAAAATACGCTTATCATTTTAGGACAAAGAGAGTATACGGTATGTAAGGATGCTAAAAACTCACTCAAATCCGTCGTTCATAATTAAGTTGATCAATACAAATTAGAGTTGGTCCTAGGTACTTGTTTATTGTTTATATTAATTATTTGTTCAAATGTCACAGCAAAAATAGGCCAACCGTTAACCATTATGTTCCCTGAAAAAATTATGTGATGAAAGTACAGACACATAGGTGTAAAAGAAGACTTTATGCTAAATATATCAAATGTTTGGTCAGACATAAGCAGCTGTCGATGTATCCAACGTTCCAAACCCCCTCTCCCCTCCCCTGGCCTGCTGCGCATGCTGCTAGGATGTTCCAATCGATTTTGTTTCCCTTTTAGCTTATCAGTGTATTAATCATTCTTAGCAAGATAATAGTGACAGCCGACAGATGGCAAGTTAGCCTGTTCTGTCGCTCAATAATGAGAGCCTTGATAAAGAAAGAAATCAAGGCACTttttaaaaaagaagaagaagcagaagcagttgtattttgtaaaacattaaGTGCATTTTTTGGAACGTAGGAATTTCAAAATGACTTGCCTGAAAATTAACTCGCATCTGGCAGATAgaaaagtttttttaaaaaaatatataacataATAATAAGGGAAAATAAAGTAGCTTCCCTTTTTTTTTGCGACGAAGTAGCTCCCAATTATGTCATGTCCTTGCTTGGACGTCAGACAGTGTACAATGCTGGGCCATTGCTTGAAGCTAAATCCCATCCTTGACCTCTGTCACCTTAATTGCAGTTCATGAGACATAATCTTGCACCAAGATCACCCACCTTAAATTCCCTGTACGAAATTGTTAGATCTCCCTAGATTAGGGGGGGCTGTATCTGTATGGATAAGACAAGAACTTCAAGTGTGGTTGACCAAGCAATAAATCGTCGGTTGGTGACGCCTGTTCGCTTGAAGTCCAATAATGCTAGCCCGAACTACTTCAGCACTACTTGacgaataaatagtattttttttctcacagtAAATCAACGTAAGCAAAAACGCtgtaaggaaaaaaaaaacactatttGTTCGCTGACAAATACTGACGATAAGCGCCAGCTAACGTGTTCAACTGTCAACCTCTCGTTAGAAGCATTGAAAGCTAAGATGAACAAACATGAGACTGGAAATGCTAATAAACTATTTCCTGCCTACTTTTGTTCTCATAGGCCCTCCTGAAATTTCTTGACAAAAATATGACCATGATGACAAACGCCCTGTTcgattggctggttcgtatcgttgctggtttgtttatatgagagagaagtactgctggcgGGTTCTGATGAACAGTGTTTTGTGAGGGGCTAGCCAGCCCAGCCCTAGCCAGCCCGCCCAGCGATCACGCTGAAACCTTCTTCCAAATAGGCCTATTCGGATGGTATTAAAGTCggttgaagctgttttgttgtgagagaaaaatactatagattctaggtgataagccggctgataagttcaaacaaacAAACCATTTAAACTCCATAAGTACAAAGTTTTAGTTAGAGCATTCATTCATCTTCTAGATTACCTCTCGAGATTGCAAAGTGGCAcagattgatggggaaatcattAACACAGAATGCTTTACACAAGAGCAACAGTACTGGGGTGGCAAATCACACCAACAACAGCTTTGCACCTTTCCTTCTGGAATGCTTACACCTGGAAAACCCAAATGGTCCTAAACCTGCAGCGGTCAGTACGGACCTCCTAATCCAACCTCTTGTGTCAACAAAAGAGGTGATGTGATATttcagaaaagcaaaagcaacatACACAGGCAAGTTATGGCAAGTGAACTTGTGCACGCTAAAAGCCAACCCTGCCATCCTAATCCACCCTTTTACAACAATGCGCGGTTGTTCACTTCCTTTTGTCAATCTTTGCTTTCAACCCTTCAGACTCACCGGCAAAGCTCACCGGTCGCTATCGGACGCCGCATTTTCCTTCCTGCACCATCTTTCAATTATACTACATGCCACAGCTCACAAGAAAGATGAACAACTTGGCAGCAGTCCCCACAATAGCATCTGTAACAGCGTGTAGCTCAAGGAGGGGCCAAGAAGCTCATCAGATTCTCAAATGGCTCCATGTTCATCGCTGCTGCATTCAAAAATCAAAGACCTGGGATTCTAACATGACCAGGTCATCCTTCAGAAAAGGCCTGGCCCCGGCGCTTCCTGAATGGAGCGACAGTTTACTGATCTTCTAGGTCTGGGCAGGTTGTGCTGGCAACTGGTTATGATTGTGCTCGCCTTCGTATGTCACGATTAGCATCGCTGGGTCGTCTACGCATCGCTCAACGTGCTTCCTTGCCGGGCAGCCCCTGACGCTGCTGCATTTGTAGTAACCCCTGCATTGGATTGAAGTCAAAGAGAACATCAGAATATGTGAAATGGGGGGAACAATCAGCCCCATGTGCTTGCCTTCATGGTATAGCTACATTTTCCTATCATCGAGGGCAGACATTAAAGCTTGATATGGGGTAGGGAATGAGCACAATCAAGATTAGGATGTAGATAGCCTAACATGGCATTCAAATGCATGTAGCAATAATAATTTACCTACTTTAGGTCCCCCATGATAGATCATTGCTTTCTCAGTAAATGGGCACAAAAAGAGTAGAACCCCTGAGATTATCCACTAACTAAATATTTAATTGTGGTAGCTACTATGTTATCGACATGCGTAGTTGCAGAAGCACTTGGGAGGAAGGAAAAGGTAAAGTGGAGAGGAGGATCAACCAACAATTATTCAACAGATAAAGGGACACCCTGAGAGCCTGATGCAGATATGCCACCTCTCATGGTGCAACAAGGggaataatgcatcaatcattaTGGCTGAAAAGGATTTGATACACATTTTCATGTTCGTTGAATATTTCTTGTTCAGTTCATATCATACCTCGGGTGGGGGGAACCCTTAATTGGCTTCTGCCCGTACTTCCGCCACGAGTACTCATCAGGAGGTATATCAGCAATTTTGTTGCTAATGGCTGGCACTTTAATCGACCTCTTAATCCGCAGTTTCCTGTCAAACAGAGCAAGCACGATTCAAGGGAGTCAATATTGCACCCAACAAAACATAACAACAAGCATAAGAATGGCTACGAGAACACAACTTACCTTCTCTTTGAGCAATGGCACCTGCCGGTAGTGGCACACTTGCCTCTTCCATCCTCCCCTCTACCCGTGCACCGCCGTTTGGGCGCACGGTGGGCAGGGGCATCTGCCGGGTCGCTCGCCACCGGGGTGCCTACCAAATGGAACGGCCGCTTCCCCTCCAAGCTAGCCACGCTCCCATCCATGCTCAAGGACGACATGAATGATCTCGCGGACGACATCGTGCCCGCAGCGCCACCACTGGGGCTAGGGCTCTCGAACTTGAGGCTGATCCCGCTGTTGCTCCTCTTGAACATCTCGGCCTGCAGCTTCTGCCGCGACGGGGGCTGCTGGTGGAACGGGTACCGATGCGCAACATTCCCAATCTGGAACTGCACAGACAGCGGCTGCACCAGCTTGGGGGCTCCGAATGGATGAGGGCCGACACTCTTGCTGCTGGAGCAGGCCACCAAATCCAGCCCTCGCGAGTCTGGCACACCGTTAAGCCGAGCGCGCATTTGCGCATAGCTAGTGGACGGAGATGGAGAcggagccgccgccgcagcagcagctgtGCTGGGCATAATCTCCAGCGGGTTGCCGCCGCCGGTCCCCAAGGGGCTCTTCTGGTTGACGAGCCCCATAGGCCGGACTCGTCTGGAGAACCTGCCTCTAGCATGGCCgccgccactgccactgccactgccaccgcCGAGGAGGGCGGCAACTTTCCTGAACTTGGCGCAGGCTTCGGCCGTCTCTGACGCTATGCTCTTGAGCAGGGCCGGGTCCTGCTGCTGCGAGAGCAGGGCCAGCACCCGGTGGCAGCTCTCCACCGCGGCCCTGTtggccacctccacctcctccatggctggctggAAGCAAACGAGCTCCCTGTGGGCGAAGAAAGGATTGTTCTTTCGTCCAGCCACGAGCTCCTCTTCCACCTCGCACGGACCTCAGGCTCCTTGCAACTCTCAAAGGCAGCAGCGTCTGCGCATCGGAACCAGAGAGCCGCACGAATTAAGCAGATCTCCGGGGAATCTCAAAAGGCTTGGAAGGAAACTGCACAGGAACGAAAGAAACGGCCCATCAGGATTCAGGGTGGTGGATTATTCAAATCCTCGGCTCAGGGAAAGAGCACGGACCGGATTGCGCACCTGAACTGGAGGAGGCAACACGGCGCAGCGCGAGGCTCCGGGACGACAGGCGGCGGCGGGCCAAGAACGCGCCGAACGAATCCGCCCGCTCCAGAACTACAGGCGCGCGCGCGGGGGAACGGCCGGCGGAAGCGGCAGCGGCGCGGTCCGTCCGTGGCCCTGGCGTGGAGGGGAtcgaggagggaggaggaagagagcAAGGGGAATGGGGGGAGCGCGCGGCGGAGGTATATGAGGGGCTAATTTGCCGGATCCGGAGGGGTGTTTTCGGGAAAGCGTCGCTTTCAGTTGGGACTCGGAGTCAACAATGTCAAAGACAGCGGTCAGTGGGGTACACACACAGCTTGAAAAAGAATACTCCTACTATGAAATGGTGACTTTGGTCTCATAtgcattaattaattattaatacATGTGGCTTTATTATGGAGTAATAATATATGTGTATTTTCAGATCAGATTAGAAAAAGAGAGAGTAGCAAGAGGAACGCCGCTGCGACCTTGAGAGGCACGGAACTGAATTTGTTCGTCCTTGGAATTACAGtgtgaagttttttttttgccaGTTGCTTTTTTCAGATAACTGATGAGGAGTCTACAGTCTAGTCAAGCTgagtagggccttgtttagatgagccccaaattccaagttttttcactctctctccatcacatcaatttttagccgcttgcatggagcattaaatgtaggtaaaaaaaaaaactaattgcacagtttagttggaaatcacgagatgaatcttttgagcttagttggtccacgattggacaatatttaccaaataagacgaaagtgctactattcatcgggttgaaaaaatcttcaatctaaacaaggcctagcttagtttttttttttttttttagcaaaagCTGAGTACTCCGTAGCTTAGCTGACGCTGACGCTGACGCCGCCGCCGGAGGCGCAGGTAGCCCACAGGCCACAGGCTTGAATTTGAAACGAGGGGGGAAGGTCCAGGTCCGGCCCAGCCCTCCACGGCGGCCAGTTGGACCACCCTTCGTGGGGTCAGTTGAGGGGCGCACCACAACCGCTGCGAGGAAAGGTTAAAAAAAATGTTTATTTCACCTTCTCCGATTTCGTGAATTCCATTAACCTCTCCTAACTGAAACACTGTTTCTTGGCCTCCTCTAACTTTGAAAAGTGTTTGAATTGTTCATTGGGCGGTTTTGGCTGATGTAGTGTTAACCGTTCTACATGACATTATGTTAACCACCACGAAGGAGGTAAATTGAACTTCATCAATGGTTCACGAGTCAATTAGactttattaaaaaaaactataGAACAAGGTTTTCTATAAGGCATCCATAAAATTTTCTAAAAAGATTTGAAATTAAAAATCCTTAAATCTAAGAAATATCATAGAATAAGTGCTTTCCTAAAGAAATGatggttttgtttttttcttcttctaataTCATGCTTTATATTATAGTGCCTTGATGGGATTATTTGAATCTTATACCGTCTTCTTTTGATGTTTATTTGTACTAATATATACTCACATTATCTATTACGACCTAGACCACATAGAAGTTTAGCTGATTTCGATTGACAACATATGTACTACATAACCACCTTATACTGAACCCTATtcattactccctccgtcctaaaataaataCGCATCTCACTTCTCGAAAATATGAATACACGTGTCACTTATACACCCGTGAACACACATTCATCCTTGCAGGGACACAGCCAAGATTTGGACATAGATGGTATTTAAACCGATAACAATCGTGTATGACGTGATACATAAACAACTAAATAAATGTTTGTACATTACAATATAAAGGAAAgctgaaaattaaaaaaaactaaacaTTATTATAGACTAATAATTATATCAAGGTTTCTACTCTTTACTCTATTAATCTAGTTGTTAGAACAGAAAAATAATCATGTGTTTGGTCGGATTGCAATTCAACAGACTAGTCAGTCCCCCAGACCGTTGCGCGGGCGAGAATTGTAATGGGTGCTAATTGTATATCATTACATGCTTGTTGTAAGCATAATACAGAAGAATGGGTTAAAATTAGAATCCTGACAAAAACCAATGTTTCATACATACACACGAAGCAATTAGTAGTAAAATGTCTTGCAGAGATTATTTGAAGCTGGCCCGTAGCACCTTGGTGCCTAGTCATTTCATCAAGAGGCAGTTGAAGTAGCGTATTAGTAAGGAGAACACAACGAAATAAGTTATTAGTTCGTTGATTAGCCTATTCTTTGGCTTTGATGTGAATGGTTTACCAACCAAAAGCGAAACAATAATGGTGTATAAACCAGAGGAACAAAGGAGGCGTGCAAAATTGTCGAAGATGCCTTCATGCATCATCGAATGGAGGCCTGTTATGTCCAAAAAGAGATTTTGCGAAGCAATATATTCTTGGAAGCTCACCTGTAAATGAGTTAAAAGTAGATAGGCTTAGGTTGCTGCACAGCATAGGAGGATATCTTGCACAGGACGTATAGTAAGATGAGACAATTACAAATGACAGTGCTTCATGGTTTAACACTAAATTGCACGATGACGTGAGGTAGG
Proteins encoded in this region:
- the LOC136504373 gene encoding protein WRKY1-like, giving the protein MEEVEVANRAAVESCHRVLALLSQQQDPALLKSIASETAEACAKFRKVAALLGGGSGSGSGGGHARGRFSRRVRPMGLVNQKSPLGTGGGNPLEIMPSTAAAAAAAPSPSPSTSYAQMRARLNGVPDSRGLDLVACSSSKSVGPHPFGAPKLVQPLSVQFQIGNVAHRYPFHQQPPSRQKLQAEMFKRSNSGISLKFESPSPSGGAAGTMSSARSFMSSLSMDGSVASLEGKRPFHLVGTPVASDPADAPAHRAPKRRCTGRGEDGRGKCATTGRCHCSKRRKLRIKRSIKVPAISNKIADIPPDEYSWRKYGQKPIKGSPHPRGYYKCSSVRGCPARKHVERCVDDPAMLIVTYEGEHNHNQLPAQPAQT